A segment of the Butyrivibrio fibrisolvens genome:
TAACGCACTCTGCCATTTCCTTAAGAATATCTTCGTTATCAGGAATCACAGGGGCAGAAGATCTAAGCTCATATATCTTCTCTTCATAAGTATGGGCATCACCACTTAATGCAGACTCTGAATCTTCATCTTCATCATCAAGAAGCTGCAGATAATAGATTCCGCCGTAGTCAGAATCAAACACTCCCGCTTCGCCATCACCCCAGACGTTAACGTACAGTCCTGTATTTAGATCATACGTTGCATTTTTATATTCATAATTTCTTCCTGATCCTTCAGTTTCCATGTGATAATTGATATTGATTATCCCATTATCTCTCTTGATGATCTGGTCAATGGCATATCCTTCTTCCTTGATTTCTATAATAGGGTCATTCTCAATCAGTTTTGAAAGCTCATCTTCACTGATCTCAACCGCTCCGTACTCTTCAAAGTCACCTGTCTCACTACTGTAATAAAAGTAATACGGCTTCCAGGTATGTCCGGTCCATGTACCTTCTTCTGCGTCGCCCTCAAAATCGCAGTACATGTCATAAGCACTAACCGTTATATTAAGATCACCCTTTTCCTTGCCAACATAAGATGATCCAAGATACGATACTCTTGATTCTATGCACTTCTCACCATCCACATAATAGATATTTGATACATCCGCTGTTGCATACAGATCTCTGAAGACAACGAAATTTCTATCCTCTTCCTGAAGTATGGAAAAAATATTCTCGTTCTCACCAACTAAAAAGCTAAACTCATCATGAATCTTCTCACATCCAGATTCATTAACAAACCACACCGTACCATCACCAGATCCCCAGTCAGGATCTTCTTCGCCGCCTACAAACATAAAACCTTCATACGCGCCGTCATCATCAAAATCATCTACAAGATAGTACCTGACTTCCTCCTCATCACTCTCCGCGCTTGAAGCCACCTCTTCTATAAACTTTTCTGTGATCTCTTCTATGGATACTTCATCTTTACTTTCTGAATCAGAACTATTATTTTTGTTATTGTTTTTCTGCTGGGTAGTAGCACCGCTCTTGCCACTATCTCCCTCTTCTGATTCAACTGATTCCTCGTTAGACGTATCACTCAAATTCAGCGAACTCCCACACGCAACTGCATTAGTCACAAGTGACGTGAAGGAAATTATTGCTACCATTTTCATCAATTCACTTTTTTTCTTCATCTCATTACCCCTTCATTAACAAAAACTATTACCTAAATAAACGCTTCCTTTTCCTCGCTTAATGCACTGTCATGTTCAAATCATATAAAATCACCACTTAACATACTGAAGCCTTGCCACAGGCCAGGAAGATGCCGCTGATATAATCCTCGGGCGTATTCCGTATGAGGAGTGCCCAGGGGCATCGTATGTTAAATCGTTAAGCCACTTCTCGTTTTCAACAACTTCAGCGCGAACTGCCACAGCCCCTACGACGAATGGCAAGGTAGCCCGAGGATTATATCAGCGGCATCTTCCGTCCTATCACGACATCTTCCGTCCTATCACGACACTTTATGCCAGCTCACTCCACAAACAAGCAGTGCTGATATGTTTCGCCGCTGATCATGGTTACGCCCCACTCACTATTTACTTCTTTGCCATCCTCGTAAGTCGTTACGTAGATAGTGTAGAGCGGCTCACCTTCTGCGATCGTCATAATATACATCTCGTATCTTCCCTTGTCGAGATAATCACTTGCCAGAAGTTCACCGTCCTTATCTTTTATCTCAAAATATGTATTATCCGAAAGAGCCACTACCATTACATGATTGACAGCGTTCTCTTCAAGTGCACCCATCGAGTAAAATACCCTCTCTGTCCACAGCTGCGGATCTGTTATTACAAAGAAAGTTGCATCATCCGGTACATATTCCCTGAATCTTCTGTAATCACTTGCCCTTCCCGAATTTGCATAATCGCAGTATGCATTCATAGCACCATCGCGCCTTTCGGGAAGTTCAAAAGTCTCTTCTTTGGTTTCTTCGTCCTCTTTATCTTCATCATAAATAATGTATGTGCACTTTACATTCTCGCCATCATCTGCAAACTCAATGCTCTCGATCTCCCAGCAATCAATATAGAACATAAGATCGCCGCACATATCTCTTACTTCAGTTCCGTTTACATATATAGCAGTTGTAAAGTCATCGCCCTGCCATATGAGATTCGTTCCTACAATAGGTTCGCCAACTATCTCTCCATAAAATTTGTCAAAAACAAGATATTCGTTTTCATGATGAGTTACATAGCATTCTATGATCTCTTTGCCATAAGCATGGTATACATTTGAAATCTTAAGACCGCCGCCATATTCCGCAATATCATAATCTATTCCGTTGTAGGTAAATATCATTCCATCATAGGATATCTCAGCATCAAGATCGCCAAGATCATACATTCCGTAGAAGGCATCATCAACTTCCTGAATATCCTCGATAACACCATCAGATGATACCTTAAGAAGGCACATGTACCTTGGGTTTTCCATATCAAGTCTCTGGCCGTTTAAGAGAAGCTTTTTGTCTATATCTTTTGAATACTCATAGTAAGCCGATCCCATTTCCTCAGGCATAAATGCAGCCGCTGTATAGCGATTACCTGTATACTCATTCTCATCATCCCACGTAATTGGCTTCATCTCCTGAGCCCAAAGTCCCTTATCATCAGCCTTCCATACCCATGCATAGAACTCGCCGTCCTTAAGTTCTGCCGTAGTATCAGCATCGCTTTTTCTATGCATGATATAAGAATTGGCCCCCATATGAAAAGATCCATCTACCGTATTTGGATCCTGGAACAGCACGCTACCCGCAAATGTATCGCCGTTCCCTGTTTCCTCCATATAAATATAGTCTTCGCCATCACAGCTTCCATAATAGATCTTGCCATCAGACGAATCCTCGTCTTCTACCACATAGCCACTATATTCAAATGTCATCCCATCAAGCCCTGATACATTCACCGTAAACGTCAGCGGCACATCCTCTTCTACATATAAATGATTAGCCACAAACTCCCCAGTACAGCTTTCTTTACTCCCCGTATACCCATAGACAAAAGAGCCCTTATTATCAATCTCCATATGAGCATAATCTTCCAACGTAACCGGATTAACAAAATCCCACTCGCCCTCCATGAAGGCAAAGAGCTCCTCTTCAGACTCAGGTACCTTTAAGCCTTCAGCGTCAGAGTTGTCATTATCCTTTGAATCATCTTCTTTTTCATCAGAAGCTTTTGATGATGAATCATCAGTTTTACCATCTTTTGCCTCCTTATCCGAATCTTTTTTATCTGACTCATCATCTGCATTCTCATCAACATCTTCTTTATCATCTGAAGAAAATGCCGAAGCTATATCACCGCATCCCGTAAGAAGCGTCATTCCCATGGCACAAGACATGAAAACTGCAACTATTTTTCTTTTCATAATAAACTTAACCTCCTCTTTGATATTTCATCATTTACCCACCGATTCAATTCTTCACAAAATCCGCATTTACTGCGTAACTCATAATCCAATGAATCGTTTAACAATAACGCCTTCGACAAAGTCGAAGTAAATTTGCTCTATTCCCGCACTTTTAAATCTATAATTCAAAAGCTTATAAATCTTCAAGCAAGTAATAACACTAACTGTCGCTTGTGGATTCCTGCGGGCTGGCAGTTTATAAATGATTTTCGTGTCTTTAAAAGAATTTGTGGTTTCAAGAGCTTGATAGATGGAATTTTATATTCTGTTTGGGATTCACATGTTTGAGCGAAGCGAGTTTGAATCCCAGAATATAAAATCCCAGATATCATGCCTTGAAACCTAAAATTCTTTTACGACACGAAAATCATTTATAAACTGCCAGCCCGCAGGAATCCCCTCGACAACCTCACTCCATAATGACGGGTCGGATATAGTTTATTTTTCCGTCTGCGTCGAAGCATATGTGGCACATGTATACGTACTCGTCGCTTGTAAAAACCCTATCCGATTCATATACTAGATGTCCGTTTTCATCAAATACGCCGTCATCAATTATGATATCTTCCTTACTATACTCACTTCTTATCAGGTCTTCCAATGCCTTTGCATCTTCAACCACGAAATCTTCTATAGTATAATCATCCTTTGGATGTTCAAATTTAAAATCATCCGAAAACTCACCCATATAATAAACATCAGAAGTTTCGGTAGGCGTTTCAGGTCCTCCTGTATATACAGTCTCATAGAAGGCTCCTACAAGATGACCATCTTCATCAGCATAGAATCTCGCATAAGCATACACTGTAGGCTGCCTCTCATAATATTCGTATTGGTATAGATCTCCCCTTGACCCGGGAGCTTCAAATAAGGTAAATAAGGACGATGCTTCTTTTGCCCCCGCCGGAAGAAAATAATAGGTACAGTTAAGAAGCATGTAAGATTCTCTCCATCCCACATCATCAAGCGGCTCTCTGTGACACTGGGCCATGGTATAGAATATTCCTTCATCAAATACTTTATAATACTGAAGGACATTTGCGATAGCACTTCCCGATTCCTGCTCAGGATAGTCATAAGCTATATCTTCAAGTTTATCAGGAAGTAGCGTTTGAGGATCTTCATCAGCGCTAAAGTCTTCTATTTCAGCTTCATACAAAACATCGTCAAAAGATCCCTCATCTTCACAAATCGGCACTGTGACCTTTGCACTTGCATAATAGAAATGTCCTGTGCCTTCATAAAAATCAAACTGCAGATGTAACTTTCCATTATCTACGTACCCTTTTTTCGTATATTCAGGATACACCGTGCCATATTCCGCCATATCACTAAAATCGCACTCGGCAAGGCGGTATATATCACCTTCATTATTTATCTGCAAAATGATATATTTATCATCATCCTCTTTTTCCATAAGATATGCATTATCATTATCCATGGTCAGATAAATAGTGGTCTTTTCAGTTTGGTAAGATGCATGATCTACGTCAACATCGCCTGCCTTAAAGATGTAAAAATTATGGGTATATGGATCGAGAGTATAATTATAAACAGTAAAATGCTTTCCATCGGGCGAAAATCCCTCTATAGCTCCTGTGCATATTTCTTCCTGCTCACCATCCGGCAAGGACGTCTTGTATACCCTTCGCATATCACTGCTATTATTACTATACCCGGTTTCTTTCTGAGAATATATGTACTGCCCATCGATCAGATACATATCGCCAAAGCCGTCATCTTCGCATATAGTCTTAATCCCATTCTCGGGAGCATTAGGATCAAAAGTGCAAAGATTTCCTTTTATATACTGCATATCACTATTTGAAAGCTCACCCCAAAGGGCATTGTATCTATATGCATCTGATGAATACTGTCTGAAAAGAATCTGATCATTATAGTATACTGCTTCACCGGCCCAGGCTACATCTACTTCTTTATCTTCAGACTTGCCGCCTTTATTATCCGCTTCTTCGCTATCTTCGTCACCATCTTCATCTATTTCAGTAAGGGTAAGCTTACCATCTTCAGAAACACTTAGATAACAAGCGATCGACTCTCCTTCTTCGCCGCCGACTTCCTCGATCACTAAAACTTTATTCATATTTACAGGAAGAAATACCGGTGCAATATCCTCAGAATCCTCTGCATTATCCCAAGAATAGGCAAGTCCTGCATTTATGCCATCACCATCTTTTATCTTGCCATCTTCAAGAATATAACAGCTCATCTCCCCATAACCGAATTCGTCATGGTCTTCGATGATCAGATTTTTATCACCCTTATGATATAGGAAAAAATTGTAATCGCCAGCGCTGCCTTCATATTCAGGGCTATATGACTTGCTGTCTTCTTCGTATGCCAAATGAAATCCTGAAACGTACAAATACTCGTACTCACCGCCGGTGTTAAAACCATATGTAACTGATGCTATTACGCTATTTTCTTCTCCATCACCATTTGCATCAAAATAGGTCCGATCTCCTGTAGGCATCTGCATGACCCATTCATCAGGTATATCTTTTGAAAACTCTTCGTTAAAAATAGTATTGTCTGCATCTTCACAGAATAAAACTGTAGCGCTGGCGCACATAGGTGAAAATACATTAGAATCAAACCAGAAAGTTACGCCCTGAGGGTCCAGGGTAAAAGAACATGTGCCGTCTTCAAGGCTATCTTTGATCTCTTTTACAAAATCCTCTGCGTCCTTGTTTGAATATTCGCCCATATAAATATAAAGATCATCATCTACGACGGCTTTGACCTTCTCAGATAGAATGGTATAAAAAGCATCTTCATCTGCCACAATATCAGAAAGTTCTATCTCCTTACCACTTTCTACGTAGTAAGAATGGGCTATGAATGAATAATAGTCAAAGTCAAATGTACCGAAAGTACAACATTCATTTATAAGGCTCAGATATTTGCCATCAGCTCTTCTAAAGAATGTATAGTAATTAGCATCAAATGTATAATCATCGCTTCCTGATAAATCTTCCTTAGCTTGGTCAAAACATTCGCTTTCAAGCGCTAATATCTCTTCGTTTGCGCTCTCAAGTGCTTTATCAAGAGCTTCATGGCTTTGGGCATATTCTTTGTCCAGAGTCAGATAATTATAATTAACATGGATCGCCGGATTATTCTTGCTGTTCACAGCGTAGTCGGAATCTGTATGAAGTAAAAGAATCGGGGTATTATCAGAAGAATCTGAGGTTCCATCAGATTTTGGAACTTCTTTAGATTCTATAGAATTGGTTTCAGATAGATTAACTTCAGAATCTTTTGTAGTGGAATCAGATACGCTGGTGTCATCAGAATCTGCACCACCGCCTCTTGTTAACAACTTGCCACAGCCTGTAGTAAGAGAACACGCCATGACCATAGACATGGTTATTGACAATAACTTACGCATCCTTTTATTACCCATATAGTTTCCTCACCTTCAACCACAACAATGCATTTGAGAGAAAAAGTTTCCATTATTTAGTGTAAGTTATTGATAACTAATAATCAATATTTCGTTCATTGTTAGTCTGTTCAAACAATCAGATTACTATACTTTTCTTGTTAATAGCATTCTTTTTATTATAAAAACAGACTTTTCACACACTTTAATGAGATAAGGGACAGTGATTTATTTATGAGTTTATACTTTAAATTACATACTCAACTTTTAATAAAAATAGAAATACGGAGTTCAAAAATGAACCCTGTATTTCTATTTTTGTACCCATATTTCTATATTCTATTTTTCGCCATATCTCATATAATTAAATACATTTATAGATTCCAGCGGATGCCCTTCGAAGTCAAAGAATGCCTGGTTATCCCATGAACATCCACCATAATAAACACCTGCATCTTCCGGATCATAGTCTGATGCGAAACTGCTGGCCCATCCGCTTCCATATTCTTCCCAAATAGATGAGTTATCAGCACTGGCAGGTCCAACAGGTATCCATGCTCCTTCCCAGTAGAAAACTCCTATTCCTCCAACATCACTTACATGCTGGCATATATCATGTATTATAGATGCCTGTCCCTGTGGCGTTGCAGGATATCCATTTACAAGATCACTTTCTGTCAGACTGTTACCTGAACCATCGCCATCTTCTGTTGTATAACAATAGGATGTTTCTGCAAGAAATACCTTTTTTCCATAACGCTCCTGAATAAGTTCAAGAACACGGCTCATATTATCCATTCCTCCATCCCAGAAAGGATAATAGCTCATTCCTATCATATCGAAATCAAGTTGTGCATCAACAAGACTTTCAACAAGATCAAGGACATCACCTTTACTTGTAATTCTTGTATAGTGAACCACTATATCAATATCCCTGCCATACTCTTCAGATACTTCACGGATGGCCTTACTTCCGGATTTTAAGAGCTCTATTACATTATCCTGGTTATATTCTCCAGCCATTCCATAATTGATCTCATTTCCAATCTGTATCATACCTACATCAACTCCCGCATCAAGGAGCTGAGTCAGGCTATCCTTGGTGTAATCATAAAGGGCCGACGCCTTTTCATCTACACTCATTCCTTCCCATGCTTTTGGAGCATGCTGCCTTTTGGGATCAGCCCAAAAATCAGAATAGTGAAAATCGATCATAACTCTCATTCCATATTCAGTGGCTCTTGATCCAAGTTCTATTGCAGTAGGAAGATCATTATTGCCACCTCCGTATCCATTTCCATTCTCATCATAAGGATCATTCCATACACGAAGTCGGATATAGTTTATTCCTGAATCTGCAAAGGTCTTTAGGGGATCCTGCTCATTTCCATTAAAATCGTAATATTTTACACCGCTATTTTCTTCCACCAGAAGTGAAGAAGCGTCCATTCCGAAAATAAAATCATCAGAAAGTCCCTCTATTGCCGCCTTCCATGTTTCATCTTCAGTATCGCTACTTCCCGATACTTCAGTATTTACTTCTGTCACATCAGTATTTTGGCTTTCTGTCACTTCTGCCTCCTCATTTTTACCTGCAATGTCAGCAACATTATTTCCATTACTATCCTGCGTAGACGCCTGACCTGAATCTGTCTTAGCATCTGCCACAGTACCGCTTTTGCCGCATCCGCTTATAGCACTTATTCCCAGGATAGCTGCTATAAAAAGTGAACCTACTCTTCTTTTCATGTTTAACCTCATGTCGCGAGTGAAACGAGTGACTAATGGTTGAAGTGGTGGAGCTCGCGACACCACTTTGTGAAGTTTGAAAATTTTATTTTCAAACTTCACCTCCCTTAAACCCAATTAAATTCAGCAAAACATATGGATTTTGATAAGACCTGAATCTATATGTTTCTTGATCTTTTACGTCATTTTATCAATTGCATCTCACAAAAAACATAAACAAAGATGTATAATATATGCACATTCTTACCGTTCGAGGTATTTAAAATGTATATAAACTATGGAAATTATCAGGAAGATATACAGGAAGGATATATAAACAAAAGCGTTCCGTTGTGGATCAACAGCTGCGGTACATATAAGCTCATTACCAAAAAGGGAATGCCTACATTCAGACCCAAAGGGCGACTTGACTACCAGCTCATATATATCCATTCCGGCTGCGGGCATTTTATTTTCGATGAAAGTTCACCTATTGTCGTGCCTGCAGGTAACATTGTGATATATCGTCCCAATGAAACTCAGAACTACATATATTATGGCGATGATGAGCCGCTTATTTACTGGATTCATTTCTCCGGAGCTGATCTTGAATATCTACTAAAAAAATATGGACTTAATCCTGACGATAGAACTTTATCCGTCGGTGTAAGTAGCGATTATATACGCCTCTTTAACAAGATCATATTGGAACTCCAGCTTAAAAGGCCTCATTATGACACGGATTCAGCACTTCTTTTTATGCAGATCATTATTTTAATGGGAAGAATACATGAAAAAAGGGAACTGAGCATACCTGCTACAGTTCGCCTTGAGATAGAACATGCTATGGATTATTTTCACGAACACTATCACGATCAGATTTGTATAGAACAGTATTTAAAAGACAATAATCTTAGCAAGAATTCTTTCTTCCATAAGTTTAAAGTCTTCACTGGTGTTACACCGCTTCAATATGTTCTTGATATTAGACTTTCTACCGCCAAGAGATTATTGGTAGAAACAGATTACACCATTAACGACATAGCAATGAGCGTTGGCTACGATAACGCCCTATACTTTAGCAGATTATTCCATAAACACATTGGAAAGTCTCCTCGTGAATTTAGAGCTGGCAGATAAAATCTTAGCAATAGCAAATACAGGATATAGTTAGTACCTGTTTTGAAGTTCGAAGTTCTGTAAAGAACTCCTTACTTCAAGGTACGGATGAAACTATTGAAAGGCTTCCCTTATCAACCTTACATTTCAGGAACCAGATCTCAACGCCTGCTTTTAAAGCCTTATTCCAGGCATCTCCAAATTCAGGCTGCATGGCGATGTTGGGTCTTACTTCGGATACGCCTTCCATCTGTATGACAAAAGAAAGTATGGCACGGTATCCTTCTTTCTTGGCCTTGATGAGTTCACCTATATGTTTTACGCCACGCTCTGTAGGCGCATCAGGGAAATATCCAATGCCACCCTCTTCTAAAGTGCATCCCTTCACTTCCATAAGAAATTTCTCATCATCCTTT
Coding sequences within it:
- a CDS encoding glycosyl hydrolase 53 family protein yields the protein MKRRVGSLFIAAILGISAISGCGKSGTVADAKTDSGQASTQDSNGNNVADIAGKNEEAEVTESQNTDVTEVNTEVSGSSDTEDETWKAAIEGLSDDFIFGMDASSLLVEENSGVKYYDFNGNEQDPLKTFADSGINYIRLRVWNDPYDENGNGYGGGNNDLPTAIELGSRATEYGMRVMIDFHYSDFWADPKRQHAPKAWEGMSVDEKASALYDYTKDSLTQLLDAGVDVGMIQIGNEINYGMAGEYNQDNVIELLKSGSKAIREVSEEYGRDIDIVVHYTRITSKGDVLDLVESLVDAQLDFDMIGMSYYPFWDGGMDNMSRVLELIQERYGKKVFLAETSYCYTTEDGDGSGNSLTESDLVNGYPATPQGQASIIHDICQHVSDVGGIGVFYWEGAWIPVGPASADNSSIWEEYGSGWASSFASDYDPEDAGVYYGGCSWDNQAFFDFEGHPLESINVFNYMRYGEK
- a CDS encoding discoidin domain-containing protein, with the translated sequence MKKKSELMKMVAIISFTSLVTNAVACGSSLNLSDTSNEESVESEEGDSGKSGATTQQKNNNKNNSSDSESKDEVSIEEITEKFIEEVASSAESDEEEVRYYLVDDFDDDGAYEGFMFVGGEEDPDWGSGDGTVWFVNESGCEKIHDEFSFLVGENENIFSILQEEDRNFVVFRDLYATADVSNIYYVDGEKCIESRVSYLGSSYVGKEKGDLNITVSAYDMYCDFEGDAEEGTWTGHTWKPYYFYYSSETGDFEEYGAVEISEDELSKLIENDPIIEIKEEGYAIDQIIKRDNGIININYHMETEGSGRNYEYKNATYDLNTGLYVNVWGDGEAGVFDSDYGGIYYLQLLDDEDEDSESALSGDAHTYEEKIYELRSSAPVIPDNEDILKEMAECVTFSCILDYEGITFADMDNSDKVSLRYHIVDYVTWDQKGIYEDVCETVNDKTAIPLDIALDIFKDFYGEENFTPGEHEDVDDEYYYPLYADGEPWELVEHMQFFEDDDYILYTGPGFYESNGGDEAFVGYADILFAKNKDSRFGVTVVFGWYREDTIDVSSVEASSTLSSQGGNDYSADNLIDGDYTTIWAEGAKGTGVGETITIHLDKEQLVYGVLICNGYTASYEQYNNNGRLTQVSVDFGGGNVVKGDVDGYGYEGFSSDNLADSNRTKIELDEPVMTDTIVITITGAEKGAKYDDTCVSELLVY
- a CDS encoding AraC family transcriptional regulator; translation: MYINYGNYQEDIQEGYINKSVPLWINSCGTYKLITKKGMPTFRPKGRLDYQLIYIHSGCGHFIFDESSPIVVPAGNIVIYRPNETQNYIYYGDDEPLIYWIHFSGADLEYLLKKYGLNPDDRTLSVGVSSDYIRLFNKIILELQLKRPHYDTDSALLFMQIIILMGRIHEKRELSIPATVRLEIEHAMDYFHEHYHDQICIEQYLKDNNLSKNSFFHKFKVFTGVTPLQYVLDIRLSTAKRLLVETDYTINDIAMSVGYDNALYFSRLFHKHIGKSPREFRAGR